The Alligator mississippiensis isolate rAllMis1 chromosome 8, rAllMis1, whole genome shotgun sequence genomic sequence TCTATTGAGCACCAACACTGTCCTCCACCTAGGCTGACACggacccctgcctggctccagcctcctgggACCACTGCTCCTTTTGCTGCCCTTGGTCTGTGGCTTTGtcctctccccctctgctgctgccttctgcttgcccagccccagccccaggcaggaagcATTTCCCCCTCTGCTGCTATATGCTTTGGGGTTTCTAAACCTCCCTTGGAGGCactgggtattggctgcagcccaggctggggatggtgacTGGGCTGCTCTAATGCACCTGCTGAGACTCAAACACAGAGGgccctggctagagggtcttgtgcctctgttcagggtcagaccaacaCTGCAttgaggtgagggagggatttcaccccatggtcagattggtatggctgggaggtggggaggtcagcattttgccttcctctgtagcagcgACATGggctctgcctgggatctctctAGTGTAGCTTAACAACCTTATACaacagcaggacgttggctgcttggttcccctgctttacctacaGCAGAAAAGGGGAAGGGTGCAAACAGCGATGCTTGTGCTGTACTATAGGGATTTCCCAGGCTAGGCTTTGCTatgctacacctagatcatccccaatcAGTAGCTGTGCAACCTCTGCTTAGACCCCTCCAGtgctggagagtccacaactcccCTGGGCATCTATTCCTCAGTCTCACTGTTCTGATGATGAAAGGGTTTTTCCCGATTTtcatctaaacctactttgctgcaacttcaaaccattggtccatgtactcctctctgcagcaagacagaatgAACAGgtgctttccttttttatttatggCAGTCCTCCAGGTATTTGTACCTTTTTCACAAGCTAAACAGGCCcagctctttcagcctctcttcatatgattTGCCTATCtttgttgcccacccctggatccTCTCTGACTTCCCCACATCCCTTGTCAAATATGGAGCCCCAAACTGTGCCTAAAGCACTAGATGAGACCTGCCTAGTGCCAGGAAGAGAAGCACCATCATCCAGTGGCTGGCAGAAATGACCGCCCACATCAGCAGCACCTAGTAGCAGGTTGGACCCAGACTGGGCCTCTGCTTGCAGCTGGTTGGAAAGAAGCTGAACCCTCACTGCCAGCACAGTGTCCATGCTCCCATTTCAGCGTGCAGATTTTCActtaagccacagcccccagcagtGGCCGGTTCCTCTTTGGGGACAATACACCATGCTTACCTGCCACCCACATGGCCATGGACTCATTCCTGAAGTCAAAATGCTACTCAGGGCATAGCAGCTTGTACAGAGGGGAAGAGGTTATAATCCCTCTCCcatgtgcagcaccttgcacctgCCATGGTTGAAGTTCATTAGCCACCTTTGTTCTCACTCCTGCAGCTTGTCTAAGGCTTGCCGTATTTCCTTGTGGATAATAGCTTGGGTTTTGACAAACTTAGATTTGCCAAGCAGAGCCTGATGCCTGCACACACGCCCTTGCCCCCAACTGCATTTTACTTCTACCTTCTTACCCCCAAGGATGTCTCATGTCCATCAGCAACCCCTGGTCCCAAAGCCAGGTCAGGAACCCAGCCATCCAGGCTTTGACTAAAACCCTGTTACCCTCCCAATGCTGACATAGAACCCAGCTGTCCTGGCTCTAACCACAAGCCCTTAGTCCAGGGCTCCAAGATGGTATCTCTGCAACTCACCAAAGCTGGAGTACAGCCCAGGTGTCCTGATTAACCCCCTTCACTCCCCTCCATGAAGCACTACAGCTGGAGAAGAACCCAGGTGCCCTCTACAACCCCACCTCCCTGAGCTGCCAAGAAAACCCAAGTGTCTTGgctccctcctcacccctgaGTTGCCAAagcaagggtttgtttttttctgacagtTTGCAAGATTTTTTCCCCGATGGGCAAATTATTTTGCTGAcacatttttactgatatatgtttcACATTATGTGAATACAACTCTTCCgccaggccctgcctgcctgccacggCCCAGTGAAGAGGGCTGGAtttaaatttaggggtttaacatcaaCCAGAGTGAAAATGTTTGATTGttggtaaaaaaatatttaagtgggTTGAGAACCGCTTGATGACAGCGGTGGTTTTACACAGGCAGCATCACTGTGCTTTTACTTTAATCAGGCTGCAGCtactgttttttgggggttttttgctgaCTACCTCAGTTTTACTAACTTTACTAATGCCCCTTTTTTAGTCGGATATTTTTAACTGACAGTAAAATTTACTGACAGTTGGCATCCCTGCTCCAGtccactgggagctgggagagaatCCCAGAGTCCTGcactgggagaggaggggagccaGAAGGGGAATAGCACCTCTCCAGTCCACTAGCACTGGGTAGAATACAGGCATCCCGGTTCTCTCCAGGCCCCTACTCCTCTCCCAGAGCAAGAGAGAACTCAGGGGTCTGGGCCCCCAGCCCCTACTCTCCCCATGATACCACTCCCCCCCAATCTCTTCCAACCCCCTCACACTGGGCATCTCAGTGACCAACCCCAGAACAGGACCCAGGCACCCGGTCATTCCCCACCTCCCAACTCCTGCATTCTGACAAGAACCATCCCAGGCTATGCCTTCATTATCGTTGCTTTATTAAGTGAcaaggccctggccctgcaccatgCAGGGCCACAGGAGAtgcaaacagacagacaaatagaCAGACCAACCcaagggggtggagaggggaggctgGTCTGGCACAGCCCTTTGCTCCCCTGGGGGGGTCACAGCTCGGTGCAGTCCAATGCCCTTTGGCAGGATCAGCATagggccccccccccaacccagggcaACCCCCCAGGCTCCACTCCCCAGTAGGCAAGGGGgggggcagacagacagacagacagacagacagacaagagaCACACACCCTCCTTCACCGGTGCAGAAGCGCCGACACCCGACAAGACGCAGGACATAACTCTgacccaacccctccccctccacgtGCGGCTTCATCCAACAGACACAGACCCCTAAGGGCACTAGGACTCCAATCAGCAGGCAGCAAAGGCCCCCCCCAGGGGGGTAGTAGGCAggaccccccacaccctctgaCCGTAGGGCTCGTAAGGGGATTTGGCAGTTTCTACCAGACCCCAGCACCCCTTGGCATGTGCCCAGCTCAAAGCCTctaggacccaggcatccaggccctgccccacccacagcAGCCTGGCATGGGGGGCTTAGCTTCAGAAGCCAGGTGTCCGGGtcctgccctgcccactgcagtcCAGCAGGCCAGGACCCCAGAGTGGGGACTCAGCTTAGGAACCCAAGTGTCcgggccctgccccacccccacagtccagggagtggggtcaccagcaggcaggggctgggcttcaggacccaggagcccgggctggctCATTGCTGGCCAGGGGCTACTTCGGGGTCCCTGGCTTCTTGGGGGTGGGCGGCTTGCGGCCCTGCCAGAAGTGGCCTTGGATGGTGAAGGCATCGACGCTCATGGAGAGCGAGCGCGAGGGGATGGGTGTGAAGCGCTTGCGGTCTGAGCTGTACTTGTAGACTCCCTCAATCATAGTGGGGGCCACGGCACGGGGGCCACAGCCTGCCAGGCGTGTCAACCCCTCGCCCTCGGTGCCTGCTGCATACAATGCCCGGAACTGGCACCCGCCGTCACGGAACAGGATCAGGAAGTGAGTGGCCGCGCTCTTCTCAATCTCCTGGGGGGCaatgtgggggtggtggggtgagaGGGGGTCAGACAAGAGACCCCCAACCCAGTGCGCATGGGACCCTGCCCCCtgtccagcccccacagcccagtgcCAATGGGACATGGTCCCCTGCCCTAGCACCACCTCAGACCCTTCTGCCACGAGCCCAGTCCCCATgaggttcccccccacccagtctgccctgcccccatgtgATAccccctagccctggccccacagccaaaGCCAATGggtccttccccacccaccccaggccagcccccacAGGGGACGCCTCAGCCTTTATCCCCCCTTGccctacccccagccccctgcccagaccCCATGGGACTTCGCAGgatccccccagcctccagcccaccACTCAGCAGGGGATCCCCCTACTCAGTACCCACTGGCGCCCAGCCCAGGacaccccccccgcccaccctATCAGGCAAGGCCTATGGGTGGCTGAGACTGGGGCTCCATGGTGCCCACACCCCCCTACAGCCAGGCTGGCactaaccccctgccccccactacaACAGACCTCAAGCACACGGTTCTTCTGGGGCTCATTGACACGGCCGGCCAGGCAGCAGTGCGCCAGCGCATTGTGGATGATGTGCTTGTTGGACTTGGCGCTTGGCTCCTTGTATAGCTTTGGACCTGCAGGGGGAGGGACCAGGAGGTGCTGTTAAAGCTTGGACAGCCGTGGGGGGCTTAACCCAGCCCCCCTCCCGCCAACCACCTCCCCAGGCAAGGGCCATAGCCAGACCCCATCTCAGCAGCAACTGCATCTGCTGAGGCATCTGGGAATAAGGGCAGCGAGGCCCGGCTGGATGAGGAGGTTCTGTGTACCTgggggtgctgggcaggggactGAATCCTGTTGGGTtctgggggctggatgtggcgaGGGTCCCATGGGACCTGGGTTGTGGGAGGCTGGGGTATGGGGCAGAATCTGTGTACCAAGGTCTGGGCAGTCCCTCCCCCTACTCAGGtctgtgagggggaggaggggggagagtaAGGTCCCTTTCCCCATGTACCTGGTGATGGAGGAAACTTCTTTGcatactttgggggggggggggggtgtctcaccTGTGTACTCAGGCACAGAGGCAGGCGAGGAGGCGGTGGACGCATTCTCCCAGTCCCGCTCGCGGCTCTGGGTGCTCAGGAGGCGGCTTGGAGACACGGGCGATGCTGCCctgtagggggaagggggtggggggtcagccagtggggaaaaggggggttgcctgcccctccacGCTCCCTCCCATGCTAACTGGGCACAACCCCTGCCTTGTCATAGCCAGGgctcttcctctttctccttcacccaggacagcagggacCCTGGTGCCCCCCTGTGGCTCACCTGGACGGATGCTTGACACCGAGGGCATTGCTGTGGTCGTTGGCCACAGTGGACAGGGACAGGGTGGACTGGGAGTACACCTTGCTCAGCCGTGCACCTGCCAGGGGGGACACTGTGCCATCACTctttcccaccccaaccccaggctcctgggcctgcaccccccagagcTCCCCACCAAGAACACATTgcacctccacccacccccatggtCACCTCACAGCCCCCTACTTCCCTACAGCCTTCCTTGCCTCATGAGGTCAGAGCtctgcacacacacaggcccccCATCCCAGGGAACCCTCTGCCCCCCTCTGAGCCAAGAGGACCCCCTCCCTAGGCCCCCTGATCCCCCACACTGAGGTCCCCAAAGCTGTCCCCTGCCTACCGAGTAGGCCCTTGGGGGGGCTGCGGGCCAGGGCAGAGTCATCACAGACGGTGCGGGGGCGGCCACGCCGGTGGGGCCGGGCACCAGGTGCCTTGGGCCTCAGCACCTTGTCCAGGTCTTCCATGAGCTTGAGCTGCTGACGCCGCTGGTGCTCCTGCCGTGTGAAAGCTCCGCGCcggcccccagctcccacaacaccCCCTGAGGCCAGCCCTGCCGCACTCTCCTCTGGCTCCAGCACTGGTGCCGGCGCCCGGCTCTGCTCCTCCACCTCCAGCCTGCCAAATGGACAGACAGCTGTGAGGGCACAGCATAGGGACCCCCCAGCATCCATGGCATTCCCCCAAGCACCCAGACAGCCCTACcagtcccatgcccccctcccctagcCCTTATGCCCTCTCCCACTTCACCCCAGCCCTTCACCCCCATAGGACTTCCCACCCCTTGGTTCAGCATCCACAGGGCCCTGTCAGCCCTCATGGAACTGCTCCTTATACTACCACCATGTCTCATCCATGggacccccccccagcagcctgacAGCCTTGGTTCCCCCCATCAGGCCCCATGAGTAGGGACATATTTTTCACCCCTTTTCCAGCCATAAGATTTAAACAACTGCTTGGTGCTTAGCCAAGAGCAGAAaccttggctgctgctgaaggctAGGCCCTTGCCCAGGTTGGAGCTGCAGCTACCTGGCCTCCCCAGTCCCATTACATCACACTGCTCTGCCACATTCCCCTCACCGTGGTGCCTCCTCGCGCCGCTGCTCATgctctgcctccagccactgccgGCGCTGGCGCGCCTCCTCGCTGCGCCGCTGCTGCCGCTCCAGCAGGTTGGCCCGCTTCTGCGCCATttctgcctccactgctgcctctgcctcagcctgtgcagggagtggggggctcaACTGGGGCAGGGTGTGCCTATAAGCATGGTCATAGccccacagcacagggctggccaTGGCCTGTGGCAGCTCTCATACCTTCCATCCCCAGGGTCCTGCCCCCCCCAGTGTTCCTGTCACCACCCtctcctgggccccagccctcccacacCTTCTCTCCATCCCCAAGGGTGTGGCCCCCACCTTGATTCCCACCCCCAGGCAGTCCCAGCCTCTTCCTCACCCCTCTCCATCTCCAGGGTCCTGCCCTCCCCAGTCCACCTTTATCAACCCCTTCTCCAGAGCCATGCCCCCCGCAATTTATCCTGTCTCAGCcacctgctcactgccccccttGAGCCCTCCAGCTCCAGGCAATGCCAGTTCCCTtctcatccccacccccagcatcctggctctgccAACCCCTGCCATcactcccttttcctccccaagtccccagcccacccacccctAGAAGCTggccccccagcaccactccctccATCCCCATGGTCAATCCTCCATCCCCAGGCAGTgccagcccccttcccaccctgcttctatcatccaccctccctccctgcttcccctgcagTACCCGCTCACCTTGAAGTAGAAGCCGAGGCTGGGACggggctcaggctccagcccttCAGCCACAGAGCCCTCGAGGGAGTCGGCCCCGTTGTCCTCATCACTGTCACTGCCGGTATGCAGGCTGCCCAGTGGTACCTCCACCAAGCTGCTGCGTGGCTCCCCAGGTGATGAGGCATCACTGGTACCATCCCCACATGCCcgtggcccccctgccccccttggcCCACCCCTTGGCCCTGGATCAGGTGactctggctggggctgggctgggggctcagGCACCTCAGACTCCCCCTCATCCTCGGAGAAGTGGATGGAGGAGCGGGTCTGAACGGGCACCTGGTTGGATGAGAATTTGCGCAGGTGCGGCAGCGTGTCGACATTCTGTGGCGGTGTCAGAACCCGTGTAAGTGGTGGCAACTTCAGCTCCACTGGCCGTGCCCGCTTGGGACTCTTGGGGGTAGCTGCAGGCGCTGTGCGGCTCCGGGGCACTGGCTGCGGGGAGCGGGGGGCAGCCGTGACCACAGCACTGGGTGGACGGCGGGGGGGCGAGGAGGCTGCAGAGGTGGGGGGCGGGCGATTGCCCTTCGGGGCTGGGATGACCCAGGCTTGGCTGGGCCTTTTGTCCTGCAGGAGGCGCTCTTGTTGTGCACTCAGGCGCTGCATGTCCAGCTGCAGTGAGGTCAGTGCTGTGTTGAGCTTGGCCACTGCTCGATTGTAGTCGCCCAGCTCCTCCTCCGTCTTGGTGCCCCCCGGCTCTGGGCAGAAGCTGACTTGGCGTGGCCGCGGAAGTCCGGGTGGTGCCCCCTGCTCATCTCCCCCCTGCGGtggtggtgctggcagctgggccaCAGGATCTCCAGCCTCATGACGCCGCAGCTGCAGGAAGGCTGACTTGCCCAAGCGCTGGCGGTGCTTGGCAAAGATGGCCTCAATGCGCTTTTTCTGGGCCTCGATGGCACGGCGCTTCTCCTCCAGCCGGGCACCTAGCTCACTCATCTCTGAGCTCAGTGCTGCGCTGCCTGCTGGGCCCAGCTCTGCCACCCGCTCTGGACCTGCTTCTTGCCCTGCgcctgctgccagcttcttcTTGCGCTCAGCAAAGCTGGTCATGCGCACACCCGAGCCGCCTGAGGAGCCCgagctgggggagctggcatCGTCACCATTTGGGGGCCCGTGGCGGGTGCGGGGGGAGGCCATGGGCAGTGGTTCGGGTGCCTTTGAGGGCTCAGGTGAGTGCAGGTAGAAGCCAGCAGGGGCGCCATCAGGCACCAGGCGCTCGGCACTGTGGATGATCTGCAGTGCCTCCTCGATGGTGGGCAGCTCACCCAGCGCCTCAGTCAACCCATTCTCCAGTGGGGGCTCTGCGGCCCCCccggccactgctgccaccttgGGGGTCAGAGGCAGCTTGTGGATGGTACGGGTGACTGGggttgaggctggggcaggggagtgggcacGCCGGGGTGGCGCCAGGCTGTCGGAGCTGGCTGAGCGCAGCAGTCCCACGGGGTTGCCCATCACAATGTCCACGTCGCTGTCCAGCCCAAAGGGGATGCTGAACGACACTGCCTGCGACAGCGGGTGGctgctggggaaggaaaggagggggcaCGAGTGATGAAAACTGGCCCCACTGTACTTCCACCCAAAAAGGGACTGGGGTCCACGGGTGGCCCCAATGGGGCCAGGAGCACCCCCACAGGGACAGACCCCAAACCCAAAGGATTACACAGAGCCCCAGACTCACCCTCCTGTACCCCTCAATATGACCAGGGACATCTCCTCAAAAGGGACAGGctacccccagcccccctgcctgcccccaagtGATTAGTGACACCCCAAGTTCTCCCAACATGACAGCCCCCCAGAGAGTTCCAGACCCCCCACAACTCCAACAAGTACAGGGACCCCCTGGATGCCCCCAAAGGGACAGAGctccccagccccgccccacaaagcctcagcccccatatGCCCTAAAATAGACAAGGGCACCTTCCAGCCCCTCCCAAAACAGGCTCCAACCACAAGCCCCTCATCCCCATGGCCCTCAAAATGGACAGAGGCATTCCCAGCCCCCCTTGctggcagcccagccccctgcttccacccacAATGACCCCCCAAGTggtcccttgccccacccccccacctgagCTGCTTCCTGCTCCAGGCCTTGCCGAAGCCGCCTTCCACGTGGGACATCGAGGTCGAGTGGTGCAAGggccctggggggggaggggaagatagATGGACATGGACACGGACACAGTCAGACCTGCTCAGTACCCCCGTCCCCTACTCTGCTCTACCCCTGCCCCCATACAATCAAGGCCTGCTCACACCCCCTATCCCTCCCAATAGCTCCGACCCTGCCCCCGCAACAGACAACACCTCCAGCAGGGGGAACCAGGCCAgagccccctccaccctgccaggGGGTGTCTCACCAGGTGATCCACGGAGTGGGGAcagtgctgctgccccagggaaGAATGGGTGCCGGAAGCTGAACACGGGGGAGCCACTGTAAGAgaccaggggttgggggcaggtcAGACAGGAGGGCCTGATGCACCAAGCCCCTTATTTGCacacccccaccagctcctgggaCAGGTGCAGGGTGTGCTGCACCAGGTGGCCACCAGGGGAGCGCTATGCCCACCCCCCGACCCCAAGAGGATGCTCACTATCCTGGGCTCCCAGCCCGCAACAGGAGCACAGcatccccagctgccccccaaaACAGAGCCCCCTAGTGTTTCCTCAGGGGATcagggcccccagctgctcccccacacTCACCTGTTGCTGCCGCAGCTGTTGGGAGTCAGGGCATCGCTCAGCCCTGGGGAGTCTGCAAAGACAGCagtggcctcagccccagccctaccttaccagccctgctgtccccaccccagcagccagtcccctccacccctgacagggtgcagagcagggcaatcctgcccccacaact encodes the following:
- the CAMSAP3 gene encoding calmodulin-regulated spectrin-associated protein 3 isoform X4, giving the protein MRRALVPEIRPLDQYDSARARRAASLAWALATAHGGAGKVPLELQEPVYTDQYAQEHVKPPVTRLLLSAELLCRAWRQALPGTEAGGAPRDHTALLALLAQHGLAPALHGRPVTAADLHHAPLNMGAHLAVIDSLMVAFATEATSSLPTPPGMDMGPDAWEQKLLCWVDMVTRKLQDSTERESSQRPTPGTEGLAQPSTPGHKCPTRWYWKLVPIRYRKDKVLPTQAPCFPAITGLQDLASGAALAAMLHYYCPQLVRLEDVCLKEPMSVADSLYNLQLLQDFCARRLGGGCPLALEDLLYMPPALRVNIGAFLAELFLCFEVLKPDFVRPRDLGDLRDSPGLSDALTPNSCGSNSGSPVFSFRHPFFPGAAALSPLRGSPGPLHHSTSMSHVEGGFGKAWSRKQLSSHPLSQAVSFSIPFGLDSDVDIVMGNPVGLLRSASSDSLAPPRRAHSPAPASTPVTRTIHKLPLTPKVAAVAGGAAEPPLENGLTEALGELPTIEEALQIIHSAERLVPDGAPAGFYLHSPEPSKAPEPLPMASPRTRHGPPNGDDASSPSSGSSGGSGVRMTSFAERKKKLAAGAGQEAGPERVAELGPAGSAALSSEMSELGARLEEKRRAIEAQKKRIEAIFAKHRQRLGKSAFLQLRRHEAGDPVAQLPAPPPQGGDEQGAPPGLPRPRQVSFCPEPGGTKTEEELGDYNRAVAKLNTALTSLQLDMQRLSAQQERLLQDKRPSQAWVIPAPKGNRPPPTSAASSPPRRPPSAVVTAAPRSPQPVPRSRTAPAATPKSPKRARPVELKLPPLTRVLTPPQNVDTLPHLRKFSSNQVPVQTRSSIHFSEDEGESEVPEPPAQPQPESPDPGPRGGPRGAGGPRACGDGTSDASSPGEPRSSLVEVPLGSLHTGSDSDEDNGADSLEGSVAEGLEPEPRPSLGFYFKAEAEAAVEAEMAQKRANLLERQQRRSEEARQRRQWLEAEHEQRREEAPRLEVEEQSRAPAPVLEPEESAAGLASGGVVGAGGRRGAFTRQEHQRRQQLKLMEDLDKVLRPKAPGARPHRRGRPRTVCDDSALARSPPKGLLGARLSKVYSQSTLSLSTVANDHSNALGVKHPSRAASPVSPSRLLSTQSRERDWENASTASSPASVPEYTGPKLYKEPSAKSNKHIIHNALAHCCLAGRVNEPQKNRVLEEIEKSAATHFLILFRDGGCQFRALYAAGTEGEGLTRLAGCGPRAVAPTMIEGVYKYSSDRKRFTPIPSRSLSMSVDAFTIQGHFWQGRKPPTPKKPGTPK
- the CAMSAP3 gene encoding calmodulin-regulated spectrin-associated protein 3 isoform X3 — protein: MRRALVPEIRPLDQYDSARARRAASLAWALATAHGGAGKVPLELQEPVYTDQYAQEHVKPPVTRLLLSAELLCRAWRQALPGTEAGGAPRDHTALLALLAQHGLAPALHGRPVTAADLHHAPLNMGAHLAVIDSLMVAFATEATSSLPTPPGMDMGPDAWEQKLLCWVDMVTRKLQDSTERESSQRPTPGTEGLAQPSTPGHKHAIAFCLKESGSKPPVIRYRKDKVLPTQAPCFPAITGLQDLASGAALAAMLHYYCPQLVRLEDVCLKEPMSVADSLYNLQLLQDFCARRLGGGCPLALEDLLYMPPALRVNIGAFLAELFLCFEVLKPDFVRPRDLGDLRDSPGLSDALTPNSCGSNSGSPVFSFRHPFFPGAAALSPLRGSPGPLHHSTSMSHVEGGFGKAWSRKQLSSHPLSQAVSFSIPFGLDSDVDIVMGNPVGLLRSASSDSLAPPRRAHSPAPASTPVTRTIHKLPLTPKVAAVAGGAAEPPLENGLTEALGELPTIEEALQIIHSAERLVPDGAPAGFYLHSPEPSKAPEPLPMASPRTRHGPPNGDDASSPSSGSSGGSGVRMTSFAERKKKLAAGAGQEAGPERVAELGPAGSAALSSEMSELGARLEEKRRAIEAQKKRIEAIFAKHRQRLGKSAFLQLRRHEAGDPVAQLPAPPPQGGDEQGAPPGLPRPRQVSFCPEPGGTKTEEELGDYNRAVAKLNTALTSLQLDMQRLSAQQERLLQDKRPSQAWVIPAPKGNRPPPTSAASSPPRRPPSAVVTAAPRSPQPVPRSRTAPAATPKSPKRARPVELKLPPLTRVLTPPQNVDTLPHLRKFSSNQVPVQTRSSIHFSEDEGESEVPEPPAQPQPESPDPGPRGGPRGAGGPRACGDGTSDASSPGEPRSSLVEVPLGSLHTGSDSDEDNGADSLEGSVAEGLEPEPRPSLGFYFKAEAEAAVEAEMAQKRANLLERQQRRSEEARQRRQWLEAEHEQRREEAPRLEVEEQSRAPAPVLEPEESAAGLASGGVVGAGGRRGAFTRQEHQRRQQLKLMEDLDKVLRPKAPGARPHRRGRPRTVCDDSALARSPPKGLLGARLSKVYSQSTLSLSTVANDHSNALGVKHPSRAASPVSPSRLLSTQSRERDWENASTASSPASVPEYTGPKLYKEPSAKSNKHIIHNALAHCCLAGRVNEPQKNRVLEEIEKSAATHFLILFRDGGCQFRALYAAGTEGEGLTRLAGCGPRAVAPTMIEGVYKYSSDRKRFTPIPSRSLSMSVDAFTIQGHFWQGRKPPTPKKPGTPK
- the CAMSAP3 gene encoding calmodulin-regulated spectrin-associated protein 3 isoform X2, whose amino-acid sequence is MRRALVPEIRPLDQYDSARARRAASLAWALATAHGGAGKVPLELQEPVYTDQYAQEHVKPPVTRLLLSAELLCRAWRQALPGTEAGGAPRDHTALLALLAQHGLAPALHGRPVTAADLHHAPLNMGAHLAVIDSLMVAFATEATSSLPTPPGMDMGPDAWEQKLLCWVDMVTRKLQDSTERESSQRPTPGTEGLAQPSTPGHKCPTRWYWKLVPHAIAFCLKESGSKPPVIRYRKDKVLPTQAPCFPAITGLQDLASGAALAAMLHYYCPQLVRLEDVCLKEPMSVADSLYNLQLLQDFCARRLGGGCPLALEDLLYMPPALRVNIGAFLAELFLCFEVLKPDFVRPRDLGDLRDSPGLSDALTPNSCGSNSGSPVFSFRHPFFPGAAALSPLRGSPGPLHHSTSMSHVEGGFGKAWSRKQLSHPLSQAVSFSIPFGLDSDVDIVMGNPVGLLRSASSDSLAPPRRAHSPAPASTPVTRTIHKLPLTPKVAAVAGGAAEPPLENGLTEALGELPTIEEALQIIHSAERLVPDGAPAGFYLHSPEPSKAPEPLPMASPRTRHGPPNGDDASSPSSGSSGGSGVRMTSFAERKKKLAAGAGQEAGPERVAELGPAGSAALSSEMSELGARLEEKRRAIEAQKKRIEAIFAKHRQRLGKSAFLQLRRHEAGDPVAQLPAPPPQGGDEQGAPPGLPRPRQVSFCPEPGGTKTEEELGDYNRAVAKLNTALTSLQLDMQRLSAQQERLLQDKRPSQAWVIPAPKGNRPPPTSAASSPPRRPPSAVVTAAPRSPQPVPRSRTAPAATPKSPKRARPVELKLPPLTRVLTPPQNVDTLPHLRKFSSNQVPVQTRSSIHFSEDEGESEVPEPPAQPQPESPDPGPRGGPRGAGGPRACGDGTSDASSPGEPRSSLVEVPLGSLHTGSDSDEDNGADSLEGSVAEGLEPEPRPSLGFYFKAEAEAAVEAEMAQKRANLLERQQRRSEEARQRRQWLEAEHEQRREEAPRLEVEEQSRAPAPVLEPEESAAGLASGGVVGAGGRRGAFTRQEHQRRQQLKLMEDLDKVLRPKAPGARPHRRGRPRTVCDDSALARSPPKGLLGARLSKVYSQSTLSLSTVANDHSNALGVKHPSRAASPVSPSRLLSTQSRERDWENASTASSPASVPEYTGPKLYKEPSAKSNKHIIHNALAHCCLAGRVNEPQKNRVLEEIEKSAATHFLILFRDGGCQFRALYAAGTEGEGLTRLAGCGPRAVAPTMIEGVYKYSSDRKRFTPIPSRSLSMSVDAFTIQGHFWQGRKPPTPKKPGTPK
- the CAMSAP3 gene encoding calmodulin-regulated spectrin-associated protein 3 isoform X1 is translated as MRRALVPEIRPLDQYDSARARRAASLAWALATAHGGAGKVPLELQEPVYTDQYAQEHVKPPVTRLLLSAELLCRAWRQALPGTEAGGAPRDHTALLALLAQHGLAPALHGRPVTAADLHHAPLNMGAHLAVIDSLMVAFATEATSSLPTPPGMDMGPDAWEQKLLCWVDMVTRKLQDSTERESSQRPTPGTEGLAQPSTPGHKCPTRWYWKLVPHAIAFCLKESGSKPPVIRYRKDKVLPTQAPCFPAITGLQDLASGAALAAMLHYYCPQLVRLEDVCLKEPMSVADSLYNLQLLQDFCARRLGGGCPLALEDLLYMPPALRVNIGAFLAELFLCFEVLKPDFVRPRDLGDLRDSPGLSDALTPNSCGSNSGSPVFSFRHPFFPGAAALSPLRGSPGPLHHSTSMSHVEGGFGKAWSRKQLSSHPLSQAVSFSIPFGLDSDVDIVMGNPVGLLRSASSDSLAPPRRAHSPAPASTPVTRTIHKLPLTPKVAAVAGGAAEPPLENGLTEALGELPTIEEALQIIHSAERLVPDGAPAGFYLHSPEPSKAPEPLPMASPRTRHGPPNGDDASSPSSGSSGGSGVRMTSFAERKKKLAAGAGQEAGPERVAELGPAGSAALSSEMSELGARLEEKRRAIEAQKKRIEAIFAKHRQRLGKSAFLQLRRHEAGDPVAQLPAPPPQGGDEQGAPPGLPRPRQVSFCPEPGGTKTEEELGDYNRAVAKLNTALTSLQLDMQRLSAQQERLLQDKRPSQAWVIPAPKGNRPPPTSAASSPPRRPPSAVVTAAPRSPQPVPRSRTAPAATPKSPKRARPVELKLPPLTRVLTPPQNVDTLPHLRKFSSNQVPVQTRSSIHFSEDEGESEVPEPPAQPQPESPDPGPRGGPRGAGGPRACGDGTSDASSPGEPRSSLVEVPLGSLHTGSDSDEDNGADSLEGSVAEGLEPEPRPSLGFYFKAEAEAAVEAEMAQKRANLLERQQRRSEEARQRRQWLEAEHEQRREEAPRLEVEEQSRAPAPVLEPEESAAGLASGGVVGAGGRRGAFTRQEHQRRQQLKLMEDLDKVLRPKAPGARPHRRGRPRTVCDDSALARSPPKGLLGARLSKVYSQSTLSLSTVANDHSNALGVKHPSRAASPVSPSRLLSTQSRERDWENASTASSPASVPEYTGPKLYKEPSAKSNKHIIHNALAHCCLAGRVNEPQKNRVLEEIEKSAATHFLILFRDGGCQFRALYAAGTEGEGLTRLAGCGPRAVAPTMIEGVYKYSSDRKRFTPIPSRSLSMSVDAFTIQGHFWQGRKPPTPKKPGTPK